In one window of Azotobacter salinestris DNA:
- the mtnA gene encoding S-methyl-5-thioribose-1-phosphate isomerase, whose product MRERLLAAEKIKAIEWRNGTLHLLDQRLLPQEERWLAYDSALGVAGAIRDMVVRGAPAIGISAAYGVVLGARQRLAAGGDWRAALEEDFRVLAASRPTAVNLFWALDRMRERLARLKEGEGVLAALEAEAVGIHESDREANLTMAQLGVELIRKHGGKPQALLTHCNTGALATGGFGTALGVIRAAYLEGLVERVYADETRPWLQGARLTAWELAEEGVPVSLNVDGAAAHLMKTRGITWVIVGADRITAEGDVANKIGTYQLAVVAMHHGVRFMVVAPSSTIDMSLQSGDEIPIEERDGRELLEIGGKRVAASVEAVNPVFDVTPADLIDAIVTERGVVERPNAAKMAELMSRKRLH is encoded by the coding sequence ATGCGCGAGCGATTGCTGGCTGCGGAAAAAATCAAGGCCATCGAGTGGCGGAATGGCACTTTGCATCTGCTCGACCAGCGCCTGCTGCCGCAGGAAGAGCGCTGGCTTGCCTACGACAGTGCGCTGGGCGTGGCCGGGGCGATCCGCGACATGGTAGTGCGCGGTGCGCCGGCGATCGGCATCAGTGCCGCCTACGGCGTGGTGCTGGGCGCTCGCCAGCGGCTGGCGGCCGGCGGCGACTGGCGTGCGGCGCTGGAGGAGGATTTCCGGGTGCTGGCCGCTTCAAGGCCGACCGCGGTCAACCTGTTCTGGGCGCTGGATCGCATGCGCGAGCGTCTGGCGCGGCTGAAGGAGGGCGAGGGCGTGCTGGCGGCGCTGGAGGCCGAGGCGGTGGGCATCCACGAGAGCGATCGCGAGGCCAACCTGACCATGGCCCAGCTCGGCGTCGAACTGATCCGCAAGCATGGCGGCAAACCTCAGGCGCTCCTGACCCACTGCAATACCGGCGCGCTGGCGACCGGCGGCTTCGGCACCGCGCTCGGCGTAATCCGGGCGGCCTACTTGGAGGGGCTGGTCGAGCGGGTCTATGCCGACGAGACTCGCCCATGGCTGCAGGGCGCGCGCCTGACCGCCTGGGAGCTGGCCGAAGAGGGCGTGCCGGTGAGCCTGAACGTGGACGGTGCGGCCGCCCACCTGATGAAGACCAGGGGCATTACCTGGGTGATCGTCGGTGCCGACCGGATCACCGCCGAGGGCGATGTGGCCAACAAGATCGGTACCTATCAGCTGGCGGTAGTGGCCATGCACCACGGCGTGCGCTTCATGGTGGTGGCGCCCAGCTCCACCATCGATATGTCGCTGCAAAGTGGCGATGAAATTCCCATCGAGGAGCGCGATGGGCGCGAGCTGCTGGAGATCGGCGGCAAGCGCGTGGCGGCCTCGGTGGAGGCGGTCAACCCGGTGTTCGACGTCACTCCGGCCGACCTGATCGACGCCATCGTCACCGAGCGGGGCGTGGTCGAACGGCCGAACGCGGCCAAGATGGCCGAGCTCATGAGCCGCAAGCGGCTGCACTGA
- a CDS encoding TRZ/ATZ family hydrolase — MPDATAPLDLLLLPTWLVPVEPAGVVLHDHALGIRDGRIALLAPRDVALRHAARETRELPGMLLAPSLVNAHGHAAMTLFRGLADDLPLMTWLEKHIWPAEARWVNEDFVRDGTELAIAEQLKGGIGCFSDMYFHPEIASDPIHQSGIRAQLCIPVLDFPTPGARNAGEALRKGVELLDDLRHHPRIHVAFGPHAPYSVGDETLESIRVLAEELDASIHMHVHETSHEIARALERDGVRPLARLARLGLLGPRFQAVHMTQVDDEDLTLLVASNSSVIHCPESNLKLASGFCPVERLWQAGVNVAIGTDGAASNNDLDLLGETRTAALLAKAVAGSATALDAHRALRMATLNGARALGLDAETGSLELGKAADLVAFDLSGLAQQPVYDPVSQLIYASGRDCVRHLWVGGRQLLDEGRLTRLDEERLREKAREWGQRIAAADSVR; from the coding sequence ATGCCTGACGCCACCGCTCCGCTCGACCTTTTGCTCCTGCCGACTTGGCTGGTGCCGGTCGAGCCCGCCGGTGTCGTGCTGCACGATCATGCCTTGGGTATCCGCGACGGCCGCATCGCCCTGCTCGCTCCCCGCGATGTCGCCCTGCGCCATGCCGCCCGGGAAACCCGTGAGCTGCCCGGCATGCTCCTCGCGCCCAGCCTGGTGAACGCTCACGGCCATGCCGCGATGACCCTGTTCCGCGGCCTGGCCGACGACTTGCCGCTGATGACCTGGCTGGAAAAGCATATCTGGCCGGCCGAGGCCCGCTGGGTGAACGAGGACTTCGTCCGCGACGGCACCGAGCTGGCCATCGCCGAACAGCTCAAGGGCGGCATCGGCTGCTTTTCCGACATGTACTTCCATCCGGAAATCGCCAGCGACCCCATCCACCAGAGCGGCATCCGCGCGCAGCTGTGCATCCCGGTGCTGGACTTCCCGACCCCCGGCGCCCGCAACGCCGGCGAGGCGCTGCGCAAGGGTGTCGAGCTGCTCGACGACCTTCGCCATCACCCACGCATCCATGTCGCCTTCGGCCCCCACGCACCCTATTCTGTAGGCGACGAAACCCTGGAGAGCATCCGCGTGCTCGCCGAGGAACTGGATGCATCGATCCACATGCACGTGCATGAAACCTCCCATGAGATCGCCCGCGCCCTCGAGCGCGACGGCGTGCGCCCGCTGGCCCGCCTGGCCCGTCTGGGCCTGCTCGGCCCGCGCTTCCAGGCGGTGCACATGACCCAGGTGGACGACGAGGATCTGACCCTGCTGGTGGCAAGCAACAGCAGCGTGATCCATTGCCCGGAGTCCAATCTCAAGCTGGCCAGCGGCTTCTGCCCGGTGGAGCGCCTCTGGCAGGCCGGCGTGAACGTGGCCATCGGCACCGACGGCGCAGCGAGCAACAACGATCTCGACCTGCTCGGCGAGACGCGCACCGCGGCCCTGCTGGCCAAGGCGGTCGCCGGCTCGGCCACTGCCCTGGATGCCCATCGCGCGCTGCGCATGGCCACCCTGAACGGCGCCCGCGCTCTGGGGCTGGACGCCGAAACCGGCTCCCTGGAACTCGGCAAGGCCGCCGACCTGGTCGCCTTCGACCTCTCCGGATTGGCCCAGCAGCCGGTCTACGATCCGGTCTCGCAACTGATCTACGCCAGCGGCCGGGACTGCGTGCGCCACCTCTGGGTCGGCGGCCGGCAACTGCTCGATGAGGGTCGCCTGACCCGCCTGGACGAGGAACGACTGAGGGAAAAGGCCCGCGAATGGGGGCAACGCATAGCTGCCGCGGACAGCGTCCGCTGA
- the ubiG gene encoding bifunctional 2-polyprenyl-6-hydroxyphenol methylase/3-demethylubiquinol 3-O-methyltransferase UbiG encodes MSNVDHAEIAKFEALAHRWWDRESEFKPLHEINPLRVNWIEEHVRLAGKKVLDVGCGGGILSEAMALRGATVTAIDMGEAPLAVARLHQLESGVEVDYRQSTVEALAAEMPGQFDVVTCLEMLEHVPDPASVIHACHTLVKPGGQVFFSTINRNPKAYLLAIIGAEYLLKLLPRGTHDFKKFIRPSELGAWCRASGLAIGDIVGLTYNPLTRHYKLGTDVDVNYMIQTLREE; translated from the coding sequence ATGAGCAACGTCGACCACGCCGAAATCGCCAAATTCGAGGCTCTGGCTCACCGCTGGTGGGATCGCGAGAGCGAATTCAAGCCGCTGCACGAGATCAATCCGCTGCGCGTCAACTGGATCGAGGAGCACGTTCGCCTGGCCGGCAAAAAGGTGCTCGACGTCGGCTGCGGTGGCGGCATCCTCAGCGAGGCCATGGCCCTGCGCGGCGCCACGGTGACCGCCATCGACATGGGCGAGGCGCCGCTCGCGGTGGCGCGCCTGCACCAGCTCGAGTCCGGCGTCGAGGTGGACTACCGGCAAAGCACCGTCGAGGCGCTGGCGGCGGAGATGCCCGGCCAGTTCGACGTGGTCACCTGCCTGGAGATGCTCGAGCACGTGCCCGACCCGGCCTCGGTGATCCATGCCTGCCACACCCTGGTCAAACCCGGCGGCCAGGTGTTCTTCTCGACCATCAACCGCAATCCCAAGGCCTACCTGCTGGCGATCATCGGTGCCGAGTACCTGCTCAAGCTGCTGCCGCGCGGCACCCACGACTTCAAGAAGTTCATCCGCCCTTCCGAACTGGGCGCCTGGTGCCGCGCTAGCGGCCTGGCGATCGGCGACATCGTCGGCCTGACCTACAACCCGCTGACCCGCCACTACAAGCTGGGTACGGACGTCGACGTCAACTACATGATCCAGACCCTGCGCGAGGAATGA
- the mupP gene encoding N-acetylmuramic acid 6-phosphate phosphatase MupP codes for MTLRAVLFDMDGTLLDTAPDFIAIIQAMRTDRGLPPADERAIRHVVSGGARAMIMAAFAVEPSAAEFEALRLEFLERYQEHCAVLTRPYAGMEELLADIERARLLWGVVTNKPLRFAEPIMQRLGLAERSAVLICPDHVKNSKPDPEPMILACSRLGLAPASVLFVGDDLRDIESGRAAGTRTAAVRYGYIHPDDNPGHWGADVVVDHPLDLRTVLDRALCSC; via the coding sequence ATGACTCTACGAGCGGTCCTCTTCGACATGGACGGCACCCTGCTCGACACGGCGCCGGACTTCATCGCCATCATCCAGGCCATGCGCACCGACCGCGGCCTGCCGCCGGCCGACGAACGCGCCATTCGCCACGTCGTCTCCGGCGGCGCCCGGGCGATGATCATGGCGGCCTTCGCCGTGGAGCCTTCCGCCGCCGAGTTCGAGGCCCTGCGCCTGGAGTTCCTCGAGCGCTACCAGGAGCACTGCGCGGTGCTCACCCGCCCCTACGCGGGCATGGAGGAGCTGCTGGCCGATATCGAGCGGGCCCGGCTGCTGTGGGGCGTGGTGACCAACAAGCCGCTGCGCTTCGCCGAGCCGATCATGCAACGTCTGGGGCTGGCCGAGCGCTCGGCCGTCCTGATCTGCCCGGACCACGTGAAGAACAGCAAGCCCGACCCGGAGCCGATGATCCTCGCCTGCAGCCGGCTCGGCCTGGCCCCGGCCAGCGTCCTGTTCGTCGGCGACGATCTGCGCGACATCGAATCGGGCCGCGCCGCCGGCACCCGCACCGCCGCGGTGCGCTACGGTTACATCCATCCGGACGACAACCCCGGCCACTGGGGCGCCGACGTGGTGGTGGATCATCCGCTCGACCTGCGCACGGTTCTCGACCGGGCGCTCTGTTCGTGCTGA
- a CDS encoding YciK family oxidoreductase — protein MFQYTARPDLLKDRIILVTGAGRGIGAAAARIFAAHGATVLLLGKTEEHLNRVYDEIEAAGHPQPVVIPLNLETALPHQYDELAATIEGEFGRLDGLLHNASILGPRTPLEQLSGDHFMRVMQVNVNAMFMLTSTLLPLLKLSEDASVVFTSSSVGRKGRAYWGAYAVSKFATEGLMQVLADEVDGTCAVRANSVNPGGTRTDMRAQAYPGENPMSRPGPEEIMPVYLYLMGPDSKGVNGQAFDAQQASNMP, from the coding sequence ATGTTCCAATACACTGCCCGTCCCGACCTGCTGAAGGACCGCATCATTCTGGTCACAGGCGCCGGACGCGGCATCGGCGCGGCCGCCGCCAGGATCTTCGCCGCCCATGGCGCCACCGTGCTGCTGCTGGGCAAGACCGAAGAGCACCTCAACCGGGTCTACGACGAGATCGAAGCTGCCGGACATCCGCAGCCGGTGGTGATTCCCCTCAACCTGGAAACCGCCCTGCCGCACCAGTACGACGAGTTGGCGGCGACCATCGAGGGCGAATTCGGCCGCCTTGACGGCCTGCTCCACAACGCCTCCATCCTCGGCCCGCGCACGCCGCTGGAACAGCTCTCCGGCGACCACTTCATGCGTGTCATGCAGGTCAACGTGAACGCCATGTTCATGCTCACCAGCACCCTTCTGCCGCTGCTCAAGCTCTCCGAAGATGCCTCGGTGGTATTCACCTCGAGCAGCGTCGGCCGCAAGGGACGCGCCTACTGGGGCGCCTATGCGGTATCGAAGTTCGCCACCGAGGGTCTGATGCAGGTACTCGCCGACGAGGTCGACGGCACCTGTGCGGTACGCGCCAACAGCGTCAATCCCGGTGGCACCCGCACCGATATGCGCGCCCAGGCCTACCCCGGGGAGAACCCGATGAGCCGGCCGGGGCCGGAAGAGATCATGCCGGTCTACCTGTACCTGATGGGGCCGGACAGCAAGGGCGTCAATGGCCAGGCATTCGACGCCCAGCAGGCGTCGAACATGCCCTGA
- the rluB gene encoding 23S rRNA pseudouridine(2605) synthase RluB, with translation MSEREENSLPAAQGEKLQKVLARMGLGSRRDIEARIAEGRVMVNGVVATLGQRVGRNDAIALDGRLLRREEGAEAVRRVLIYNKPEGEICTRNDPEGRPTVFDRLPRLKEGRWINIGRLDINTTGLLLFTTDGELANRLMHPSYEMDREYAVRVRGEVTEEMLESLKRGVMLEDGPARFTDIQEAPGGEGLNHWFHCVVMEGRNREVRRLWESQGVVVSRLKRVRFGPVFMTSDLPMGRWREMTQGEVDVLSREVGLEPVALPDMKLKFREKIERLQRKSAKPVGRSGSRERVLRPAHEGAEAQERRAPRRPKEEQAPRGRGAPVAERPAESARKRPGRPAGERPAESGRKRPGKPSGERPPVELAERPARKPRPAPAPAKRRSPPAGEGQRPGFGRKRP, from the coding sequence ATGAGCGAACGTGAAGAGAATTCCCTGCCTGCCGCCCAGGGCGAGAAGCTGCAGAAGGTGCTGGCGCGCATGGGCCTCGGCTCGCGGCGCGACATCGAGGCGCGGATCGCCGAAGGGCGGGTGATGGTCAACGGGGTGGTCGCCACGCTCGGCCAGCGTGTCGGTCGCAACGACGCCATCGCCCTCGACGGGCGTCTGCTCAGGCGCGAAGAGGGCGCCGAGGCGGTGCGCCGCGTGCTGATCTACAACAAGCCCGAGGGTGAGATCTGCACCCGCAACGACCCGGAAGGCCGGCCGACCGTGTTCGACCGCCTGCCGCGCCTGAAGGAAGGCCGCTGGATCAACATCGGACGGCTCGATATCAATACCACCGGTCTGCTGCTGTTCACCACCGACGGCGAGTTGGCCAACCGCCTGATGCACCCTTCCTACGAGATGGACCGCGAGTACGCCGTGCGCGTGCGCGGCGAGGTCACCGAGGAGATGCTCGAAAGCCTCAAGCGCGGGGTGATGCTGGAGGACGGCCCGGCGCGCTTCACCGACATTCAGGAGGCGCCCGGTGGCGAGGGTCTCAACCACTGGTTCCACTGCGTGGTCATGGAAGGGCGCAACCGCGAGGTGCGCCGCCTGTGGGAATCCCAGGGGGTGGTGGTGAGCCGGCTGAAGCGGGTGCGTTTCGGCCCGGTGTTCATGACGTCCGACCTGCCCATGGGCCGCTGGCGCGAGATGACCCAGGGCGAGGTGGACGTTCTCAGCCGCGAAGTGGGGCTGGAGCCGGTAGCTCTGCCGGACATGAAGCTCAAGTTCCGCGAGAAGATCGAGCGCCTGCAGCGCAAGTCGGCCAAGCCGGTCGGCCGCAGCGGGTCGCGCGAGCGGGTGCTGCGGCCGGCCCATGAGGGCGCAGAGGCACAGGAGCGCCGCGCCCCGCGACGGCCGAAGGAGGAGCAAGCCCCGCGCGGTCGCGGAGCGCCGGTCGCCGAGCGTCCGGCCGAATCCGCTCGCAAGCGCCCGGGCAGGCCGGCAGGCGAGCGTCCCGCCGAGTCCGGCCGCAAGCGTCCGGGCAAGCCGTCCGGCGAGCGGCCGCCCGTCGAGCTGGCCGAGCGTCCGGCCCGCAAGCCCAGGCCGGCACCGGCGCCGGCCAAGCGCCGCAGCCCGCCGGCCGGCGAAGGCCAGCGTCCGGGGTTCGGCCGCAAGCGTCCCTGA
- a CDS encoding bifunctional 4-hydroxy-2-oxoglutarate aldolase/2-dehydro-3-deoxy-phosphogluconate aldolase gives MAEKIAALDRLCTQARILPVITVRQAAHILPLADALAAGGLSTLEITLRSEHGLSAIRTLRRERPQLCVGVGTVLDRAMLAEAEGAGAQFVVSPGCTAELLQAGLESPLPLLPGASSASDLMLGHSLGYRRFKLFPAEVCGGVAALRAFAGPFPGIRFCPTGGLRPGNLWEYMRQPNVMCVGGTWMLDAAAMERGDWASIERLAGEALALLG, from the coding sequence ATGGCCGAGAAGATCGCCGCCCTCGACAGGCTCTGTACCCAGGCGCGGATACTGCCGGTGATCACCGTGCGTCAGGCGGCGCACATCCTGCCGCTGGCCGATGCCCTGGCCGCCGGCGGCCTGAGCACTCTGGAAATCACCCTGCGCTCGGAGCACGGTCTCAGCGCCATCCGCACCCTGCGCCGGGAGCGGCCGCAGCTGTGCGTCGGCGTCGGTACCGTGCTCGACCGGGCGATGCTGGCCGAGGCCGAAGGCGCCGGCGCGCAGTTCGTGGTCAGCCCCGGCTGTACTGCGGAGCTGCTTCAGGCCGGCCTGGAAAGCCCGCTGCCGCTGTTGCCGGGGGCCAGCAGCGCTTCCGATCTGATGCTCGGCCACAGCCTGGGCTACCGGCGCTTCAAGCTGTTTCCAGCGGAGGTCTGCGGTGGCGTGGCGGCGTTGCGGGCCTTCGCGGGGCCCTTTCCCGGCATCCGCTTCTGCCCCACCGGCGGCCTTCGTCCGGGCAACCTCTGGGAGTACATGAGGCAGCCCAATGTGATGTGCGTGGGCGGCACCTGGATGCTCGACGCCGCGGCCATGGAGCGCGGCGACTGGGCGAGTATCGAGCGTCTGGCCGGCGAGGCCCTGGCCCTGCTCGGCTGA
- the pgl gene encoding 6-phosphogluconolactonase yields MSIHSVEWPSQLALHAQVDAGELAAAMAQQVAEAVRVAIGSRGQACLVVSGGRSPAAFFERLAEQTLDWARVTVSLADERWVPPGHPDSNASLVQRHLLRGRAAQARFVGLYQPAESLEAAAQLADAALAGLPPIDVLVLSMGEDGHTASLFPGSPNLESALDPACPRRCLPMQAPSEPRQRLTLTLPMLASARSTLLQLQGEAKLATLRAALAAEDARQIPIRAFLYSPLEIYWCP; encoded by the coding sequence ATGTCCATCCATTCCGTTGAATGGCCTTCGCAGCTGGCCCTCCATGCGCAGGTCGACGCCGGAGAGCTTGCCGCCGCCATGGCGCAGCAGGTGGCCGAGGCCGTACGGGTGGCCATCGGATCGCGCGGCCAGGCCTGCCTGGTGGTGTCCGGCGGGCGCAGCCCGGCTGCCTTCTTCGAGCGACTGGCGGAGCAGACGCTGGACTGGGCGCGGGTGACGGTCAGCCTGGCCGACGAGCGCTGGGTGCCGCCCGGGCATCCCGACAGCAACGCCAGCCTGGTGCAGCGTCATCTGCTGCGCGGCCGGGCGGCGCAGGCGCGCTTTGTCGGCCTCTACCAGCCTGCCGAGTCCCTGGAGGCGGCGGCACAGCTGGCCGATGCGGCGCTGGCCGGGCTGCCGCCGATCGACGTGCTGGTGCTGAGCATGGGCGAGGACGGCCATACCGCGTCGCTGTTTCCCGGCAGTCCGAACCTGGAGTCGGCACTCGATCCTGCCTGTCCGCGTCGCTGCCTGCCGATGCAGGCGCCCAGCGAGCCCCGCCAGCGCCTGACCCTGACCCTGCCTATGCTGGCCTCGGCACGTTCGACGCTGCTGCAACTGCAGGGCGAAGCCAAGCTCGCCACCCTGCGTGCCGCCCTGGCTGCAGAGGATGCCCGGCAGATACCGATCCGCGCCTTCCTGTACTCTCCCCTCGAGATCTATTGGTGCCCCTGA
- a CDS encoding MurR/RpiR family transcriptional regulator: MRNFLERIQGRLDELNRAERKVAEVILQDPQQVMGLSIAALAQAAGVSEPTVNRFCRSLDTNGYPALKIQLAQSLASGVAYVSQAVAADDGPATYTRKIFGSTIAALDNACQRLDPQSVDKAVDLLIQARQTHFFGLGASASVALDAQYKFFRFNLAVTAQSDVLMQRMLASVAHTGDLFVIISYTGRTRELVEVAHLARSNGASVLGLTAASSPLARACSHSLDVPLQENTDIYMPMTSRLIQLTVLDVLAAGVTLRRGTDFQPHLRRIKESLAQTRYPTDDEVTEE; encoded by the coding sequence ATGAGAAATTTCCTCGAACGGATCCAGGGGCGCCTCGACGAGCTGAACAGGGCCGAACGTAAGGTCGCCGAGGTCATTCTGCAGGACCCGCAACAGGTAATGGGCCTGAGCATCGCCGCCCTGGCCCAGGCGGCCGGCGTCAGCGAGCCGACCGTCAACCGCTTCTGCCGCTCTCTTGATACCAATGGCTACCCGGCCCTGAAGATCCAGCTGGCGCAGAGCCTGGCCAGCGGCGTCGCCTACGTCAGCCAGGCAGTGGCGGCGGACGACGGTCCCGCCACCTACACGCGCAAGATCTTCGGCAGCACCATCGCCGCCCTCGACAATGCGTGCCAGAGGCTCGATCCGCAGAGCGTCGACAAGGCCGTCGACCTGCTGATTCAGGCCCGACAGACCCACTTCTTCGGCCTCGGCGCCTCCGCCTCGGTGGCCCTGGATGCGCAATACAAGTTCTTCCGCTTCAATCTTGCCGTAACGGCGCAGAGCGACGTGCTGATGCAGCGCATGCTCGCCTCGGTGGCCCACACCGGCGATCTCTTCGTGATCATTTCCTACACCGGGCGCACCCGCGAACTGGTCGAGGTGGCGCATCTGGCCCGCAGCAACGGCGCCTCGGTGCTCGGCCTGACCGCCGCCAGCTCGCCGCTGGCCAGAGCCTGCAGTCACAGCCTCGACGTTCCGCTGCAGGAAAACACCGACATCTACATGCCGATGACCTCGCGGCTCATCCAGCTCACCGTGCTCGATGTGCTGGCCGCCGGCGTGACCCTGCGCCGCGGCACCGACTTCCAGCCGCATCTGCGCAGAATCAAGGAAAGCCTGGCGCAGACCCGCTACCCGACCGACGACGAAGTGACCGAGGAGTGA
- a CDS encoding glucokinase has translation MRLALIADIGGTHVRFALWQDGRAQALRVLATGDYPGPEEAIRAYLAELDLPLAALETACLACAGPVQGDLLHLTNNHWQFGRQALARALGLRQLLVINDFAAMALGMTRLDDHERLTVRPGHAVADSPRLVLGPGTGLGVSALLPNGAGGWQVLAGEGGHVDLPLGNQREVALWQLMQRELGHVSAESVLSGSGLLRLYRASCVLDGRTPQLASAAAVSAAALAGDSGAAAVLEQFCCWLGRVAGNHALTLGARGGVYLAGGILPHFADFLRTSGFARCFVDKGVMSGYLQDVPVWLAIAEQPGLLGAGLALDAWAERPSAG, from the coding sequence ATGAGGCTGGCCCTGATCGCCGATATCGGTGGAACGCACGTGCGCTTCGCCCTCTGGCAGGATGGCCGGGCGCAAGCACTGCGGGTGCTGGCCACGGGCGATTATCCCGGTCCGGAGGAGGCGATCCGCGCCTATCTCGCCGAGCTGGACCTGCCGCTGGCGGCGCTGGAGACGGCCTGTCTGGCCTGCGCCGGACCGGTGCAGGGCGACCTGTTGCATCTGACCAATAACCACTGGCAGTTCGGCCGCCAGGCACTGGCCCGGGCACTGGGGCTGCGCCAGCTGCTGGTGATCAACGACTTCGCCGCCATGGCCCTCGGCATGACCCGCCTGGACGATCATGAGCGGCTGACCGTCCGCCCCGGCCATGCCGTCGCCGACAGCCCCCGGCTGGTGCTGGGGCCGGGCACCGGGCTCGGCGTCAGCGCCTTGCTGCCGAACGGCGCGGGAGGCTGGCAGGTCCTGGCCGGCGAGGGCGGGCATGTCGATCTGCCGCTCGGCAACCAGCGCGAGGTGGCCCTGTGGCAGCTGATGCAGCGCGAGCTCGGTCACGTTTCCGCGGAGAGCGTGCTCAGCGGCAGCGGCCTGCTGCGCCTGTATCGCGCCAGCTGTGTCCTCGACGGCCGGACGCCGCAGCTCGCCTCGGCCGCCGCGGTCAGCGCCGCGGCGCTGGCCGGCGATTCCGGCGCGGCGGCGGTGCTGGAGCAGTTCTGCTGCTGGCTGGGGCGGGTCGCCGGCAACCATGCGCTGACCCTGGGGGCACGCGGCGGAGTCTATCTGGCTGGTGGCATCCTGCCGCATTTCGCCGACTTCCTGCGCACCAGCGGCTTCGCCCGCTGCTTCGTCGACAAGGGGGTGATGAGCGGCTATCTGCAGGACGTTCCGGTCTGGCTGGCGATCGCCGAGCAGCCCGGCCTGCTGGGCGCAGGGCTGGCGCTGGATGCCTGGGCGGAACGCCCGAGCGCCGGCTGA